GTTGAATGACCGCTTGCTCTGTCTCCTCGCCAAACTCTTCATGCCACCGCTTGATCTGTTCCTGCCACGCATCGTCCATCCTGCGTGATTGCAAGCGTCTCATCCAGATAGGCAGGACATCGTCCAATTCAGCAGTGACAGACTGGAGGTAGGGATGTGCATGTATCGATCCTGGCTGATGATCTACTTGAATGACGGACAGTTTCTTTGGTAAAAAAGCGCGCGGGAACCAGCTCGCTCCCAAAATCAGCAACAAATCGGCTTCCGCTAAGGCATGTAAAGCTGTTTCGCTGCCCCCCTCTCCCCATCCGCCGATCACAAGTGGATGAGATTCATCTACCGCCCCTTTTGCTCCGAGTGACAGCAACACGCCTGCCCCTAGCTGTTCCGCTAGCTTTACACACGAATCCGCCGACTTGCGGGCACCGATACCAAGCAGTATGAGAGGCTTTTGCGCCTTCACAACCTGCTCGCAAGCGAGCTCGATCTCCATCCGATCAGGATAAATGGCATGTGGAATACGTGGAAGTGCTGGAAAAACAGCATCTGAAGTCGTTTGCGTAAAGACGTCTTTGCAAATGGAGAGATGGCTCACGCCTTTTTGCTGCATAGACGTTACAAATGCTTTGTGCAAAACACTTTGGATTGCATCTGGATGCGTAATCGTCGTCGAATAAAAACTGATGGGACGTATCATGTCTTCTTGTGAGATAAACTGTTTGTACGCGCCACCCAGCTTGTATGTCTCCACTTGACCCGTAATCGCAATGACAGGTGCGCGATCTGTATGCGCATCTGCAAGTCCATTCAGCAGATTGACGAAACCCGGCCCCATCGTCGCGGTACAAACAGCCGGATTTCCCGTCAGTTTTGCTTCCGCACTTGCCATCATGGCCGCAGCAGATTCATGCTTGCAAGCAATATATTGAATGTCGGATTGCTTCGCGATCTGATCCAGCCACGCAAAGATTCCGTCACCTGCCACCCCGTATATTCGTTTTACTCCCCATCTGATCAATTGTTCCGTCAAATATTGCGCGACCTGCATCAAATCTTCCCCTTCCAGTACAAAGTGCAAATACATTACTCGTAGTCTACGCATTCTCCAATATTTTACTAAGGCCAAAATGACGGAAGTTGGAGAACCTAACAATATTCAACTGATATTCAAATCCATACCCGAAGGAGGGTAAGAAATGAAACAGCCTGTCAAATGGCTGCTAGCTGTGGTAGTATTCGCACTTCTGGTTACGACTGCGGTTATGGTATCTCCGTTGCGCTCAGATGCATTCAGTAAGCAGATCGTCAAAGTAGGGGCAGAAGGCTCAGACGTGCGTGAGATGCAGTATCGCTTGAAGCACCTTGGTTTTTATACGGGAAAAGTAGACGGCGTATTCGGGTGGCGTTCTTATTGGGCGTTGCGTAACTTTCAGTATGAGTTTGGCTTAACCATAGACGGTGTCCTCGGAGCGCAGACGAAAGTAAAGCTATATAACACAACGAAAAATTATAAGCCCACTGCTTCTGATCTCGGGGCGCCACAAACCGCAACCCCTGCACCATCGAAGCCTTCTAAGCCTACGTATCACGCAGCCGGAATATCGGAGAATGACCTGCGTTTGATGGCGAATGCTGTTTACGGAGAATCGCGTGGAGAGCCTTACATCGGCCAAGTGGCAGTGGCGGCTGTCATTCTAAACCGGGCGAAGAACGCGGCCTTTCCCAATACACCCGCGGGCGTTATCTTCGAACCGCGTGCCTTTACAGCCGTGGCGGATGGTCAAATTTGGCTAGCACCGAACGAGCAGGCAAAAAAAGCAGTGAATGACGCGCTCAAAGGTTGGGACCCATCAGACGGAGCCATTTATTATTTCAACCCGGATACAGCTACATCCGGTTGGATTTGGAGCCGCCCTCAAATCAAAAAGATCGGCAGACACATTTTTTGCCGCTAGCATTCCATAAAAAACAGGCACGACAGTCGTAAGCTGCGTGCCTGTTTTCCTTTTCGAGTCTCATTTCGAACGCTGTGCTTGCATATGCTGGGCCATTTTGACGAATCGCTCTTCCGGTTCTGTGGTCCCACAAACTCCACATTGTATCATGTAGTTCTCACCTTTGTACGGCTGGTGAAACATATCGAGCTGTTCTTGATGGAGTTCTGCTACGACTTCGCCTGACTGTGGGTCGAGTCTTATATAGCGAGGGGTCTGCTCGATGACAGTGAACCTCATCCGATTCGATTTACATGTCGGGCATAACAAAGGCTGGGTCATAAAAAACACCTCACTTTTCTTGTTCATGGTTAGTTTTGTCCAGAACAGGAACTCTATACCTATGAGGTTTTAGGGATGAGTAAAAACTGCTGAGGTGATGATATGAACTTGAAACTCTTTTTCTCATTAGTAGGCGGGAGCATGCTGTTAGCTCTTTTCGCCCACTATTTTTCTGGAAATGAAATGCTCCAATTCGTCACGGCTTCTCTTGCCATCATTTTTTTTGCGGCTTGGCTCGGAAAATCGACAGAGAGCGTCGCCCATTATGCTGGGGACCGAATCGGCGGCTTTCTTAACGCTACCTTCGGAAATGCCGCAGAACTCATTATTGCCTTTTTTCTGGTGAAAGAAGGCTTGTTCGATATGGTCAAAGCCTCTATTACGGGTGCGATCATCGGAAATATGCTGTTGGTTCTTGGCTTGAGTACGTTACTGGGCGGTCTCAAATACAAGGAACAAACCTTCAATAGCAGGCTGGCAAGTCACAATGCTTCGCTGATGACACTCGCGATCGTAGCTTTGTTCATACCGGCCGTCTTCATGTTCGATTTGCCTATGATCAAGGTGGAGATCATCAGCATCGTCATCGCCAGCCTGCTCATCATTGCCTACATTTTGTGGCTCATCTTTTCAATGATTACACACAGCGATTTTTTATCGGATATCGAGCCACAAGAAAGTGATGCAGTTTGGTCAAAGGGTGTCTCACTCTTGATGCTTGCTGTCTCCACTTTTTTCGTTGCCGTTGTCTCGGAATGGCTGGTAGAGGGTGTACAGCATGTCTCCGAATCGTTAGGGTGGTCGGAGTTATTCGTCGGTGCTTTTGTCATTGCGATCATCGGGAATGCCGCAGAGCACAGCGCTGCCTTGCTTTTGGCACTAAAAGGACGCATCGGTGCAGCAGTTGAAATCGCGATCGGCTCCAGCCTGCAAATTGCCTTGTTCGTAGCCCCTACTCTCGTCATCATCAGTCTCTTGCTAGGCAATCCTATGGACATCGTGTTCACTACCTTTGAATTGGCTGCGATCGGAGTTGCTACCTTTATTACCATTTCCATCACTCGGGATGGCGCCACGAACTGGTTTGAAGGCGTACTTCTCTTGACGGTGTATGTTATTTTGGGTACGGTCTTTTTCTTCGCGTAGGGCGCAGGAACAAAACAAAGGCTTCGCCATCCTCTGTGGCGAAGCCTTTCGTTTTGTTACCAGATACCCAGCATTTGCAGGAAAACGGCGAGAATCGCGATAGGTGCTACATATTTAATCAGGAGCAGCCAAATGATAAACATGCGTTTGCCCAGAGAAGTATGCGCCCCCAGCTCGTTTATCAAGGTTTCACGCTTCATTTTCAGCGGAACGAAGATCGCAATGAGCAGCGCTCCCAATGGCATCAAGATATTACTGACCAAAAAGTCCATCGCATCAAAGATAGATTTGCCGAACAGCGTAACCTCGCTCCATACGCCGAATGACAAAGCCGACGGAACACCAACGATAAAAATCAACAGACCAATCACCCAAGCGAGACGTTTACGCTTCGTTTCGTCCCCCTTTGCAAGAGAAGCTACGATAATTTCCATCATCGAAAAAGCCGAAGTCAATGTAGCGAAAAGGAAAAGAGCCAAAAAGATTAACAGAAAAATGCTACCGAAGGCAATTTGTTCAAACACAGAAGGCAGTACGATAAACAGTAATCCTGGCCCTGCTGTTGGTTCTACTCCAAGGGAGAAGACTGCAGGGAATATCGCCAAACCGGCAAACAGCGATACGAGCAGATTCAAACTGACAATCGATCCAGCAGAACGAACCAGACTTTCGTTTTTGGCAAGGTACGAGCTGTACGTGACCATGACGGACACCCCGACGCTCAGCGCGAAAAAGGATTGACCCAATGCGTACAGGATCGATTCAGCAGTCAGCTTGGAAAAATCAGGACTCAGAAAGAAGGAAACGCCCTCCATAGCCCCATCCAACGTCAAGGAACGAACCATCAATACCATGAATAAAAGGAACAAACCAGGCATCATGTACTTGTTAGCAGACTCAATTCCACTCTGTACGCCTCTCGCTACTACCCATGCGGTAATGAGCATGAAAACCAACTGGGCAACTACTGCCCCAACAGGATCACCGATAACGTCACCAAATACTTTATCATAAGCTGGCCCTTGCAATTGACCAGTAAACCCGCGAAGAAGATAACTAAGAATCCAGCCCCCCACCACACTGTAAAAGGACAAGAGCAAGAAGCAGGTGATCACTCCAAGGCGACCAATCCAATGCCAGAGTGAGCCAGGCGCAATTGTTTTATACGCACTGATCGCCTCTTTTTGTGTACTGCGTCCGATTGTGAATTCTCCTAGCAACAGCGGAAGACCAATTCCTAGCGTAAAGATGATGAATAGCAGAAAGAACGCTCCACCACCGCTCGTTCCAACCATATAAGGAAATTTCCAAATGGCCCCCAGTCCAATTGCCGAGCCTGCTGCTGCCAAGATGAAGCCGAGCCTGCTCGTCCATTGTTCGGCTTGTTTCATAGTTTTCACCCTCCAAAGATATTCTTTTTATGCTCAAAAATGGATACAAAAAAACCCGCCCCAAAAAGGGACGAGTTATTATTTCTCGCGGTACCACCCTACTTAGACATCCCCTATAGGCGATGTCTCGCTTCGTCATTGATAACGGGAATGACCCGGACTCTCCTACTGGCGGCGCCTGCGTTCAGAGGTCAGCTCAAGAGTGAATTCTACGGGGCTTACATCAGGCTGCTCTCAGTCTATGGCAGCCTTCCCTGTCATGTAGCAGGTCCGTTTACTAGTCTCTTTCCTTGCTTGTTTCTATAATTCGATTGTTGGGCGTCTTGCGAAAATAAAAAAAACCCGTCCAAAAAAGGGACGAGTTATTCGCGGTACCACCCTGATTAAGTGCACGGGATACAGATTCCCTACGCACTTCTCTCCATCATTGATAACGGGAATGACCCGATTCCTCCTACTAGGCAAAAAGCCATTAAGAGGGCTGCTCAGGAGGGAATTCTACGGCGCGCGCTTCAAAGCTGCTTTCAGTCTAAGGCAGCTTCTCCCTGACAAGCGGTGATTCCGCATACTAGTCTCCGTCATTGCATTTCAAAATTAATAAAAAATTATAGACTTTAATTTAATATAAATATACGAAATAGGCAAGTACTTTTTCATTCAACAAAATGAAAAGCGAGGATAATCGCCGCTCTCCTCGCCTTACTTTTGATTAAACAGTTCATGAAGATGGGCCAATTTACGTTCCAATGAACCCATAATTTCTCGACCAATGTCTTCGCTAATCAGTCCTAAGCGGACCGCGTACTCTACTTCACGAGAAAGCCCGAACATTTGGGTATCCAGCACTTCTTCATACAGTGGGCACTGCGGCATGGTCAGGTTTTCCATCTGTACGTCGATCAGCTTGTAAATTTTGTCGGCGTCTGCTTGAAGCAACGCTAGCGCTTTTTGTTCCAGATCGGGAACCTTAATTTCTGTCAAAACCTATCCCTCCGTTTGCCTCCATCCTTATCATACATAGTACGCGATTCTGGGCCATTTGAAAAGGGGAGAAGACAGATCAACTGCAAGAAGCTAAAAGATACCAAGCTTCCACTCTTTTGAAAGCAGCTCCAACAGCTTGACACCGCCTACTGAATTTCCTTTATCATCCAAAGATGGACCGAACACACCAATCCCCATACGATGTGGCACTGTTGCCATAATACCGCCAGCAACCCCACTTTTCGCGGGGATTCCTACGTCAATCGCGAACTCACCAGAGGCATTGTACATCCCACAAGTCACCATGAAGGTCTTACAGATTCGCGCTACTTCTTCTGGAATCACTCGCTCACCTGTATTCACGAGAATTCCGTCTGCTGCAAGCACCATCCCTAGTGTAGCTACTTCCTTCGCTGTCACTTCTATCGAGCAATGGCGAAAATACAGATCAAGCGTCTCTTCTACATCCGTTTCCAGAATGCCGCTGTCCTTTAGAAACCAAGCGAGGGCACGATTGCGATCAGCCGTTTTCTTTTCAGAACAATAAACAGCTTGATTGATAGAAAGATGAGGATTCCCCGTCATTTTCCGCATTAAAGCCATCACAGCATCTAGCCGTTCGTCCACGTTGGCACCGCGAATCATGCCCGCAACCGCAATGGCTCCTGCATTGATCATCGGGTTCAGTGGTTTATGGGATTCGGTCGTCTCGAGCTTAATAATCGAATTAAACGGGTCTCCAGTTGGTTCTTTTCCCACATGCCGAAACACGTGTTCCTTCCCGTTCTGGCATAAGGCGACGATCAGAGAGAATATCTTGGAGATACTTTGCATCGAGAAAGGCACATCTGCATCACCAGCAGAAAGGATCGTCCCATCGGGCAAGCATACAGCCACTCCCAATTGATGTGGATCGACTTTTGCCAATTCAGGGATGTAGGAAGCAACACTCCCCTTGTTTGTATACTTAAGTGATCGGTTGCGTACTTGCTCCAATTGTTCGGACGCTTGTTTCAAATCCATCGAAAAACCCCTCAGTCTATTACGTCGATGTATACAGATTCGATTGTAGGTTTCTACATGGGACATGTCAAATTATCCCTACTTCTGCACGGCGTGCTCCAATCTTTCCATCGCTTCGACTAGAATCGATCTCGGGCAAGCAAAATTGATTCGCATAAACCCTGCACCATCCGGCCCAAACGTGGTGCCATCGTGTAAGCCAAGCTTTGCTTCCTCGCGAATGAGCTTGTTCAACTCCGCCTGACTACGTCCTAGCTGTCTAAAATCCATCCACCCCAAGTATGTCGCTTCTGGAATGGCCATGGATACCCCAGGAATACGAGTCGATAAAAACTCATGCACATAGGCTGCATTCTTACGTAAATAGATCAACAGTTCTTCCAGCCATGCTTCTCCATGTTGGTAGGCTGCAATCGTTGCTTCCATCCCAAACAGATTCAGATTCTCATAGCCCATTTTGGACGCTGTAATGGAGAAGTTCCGCAATAACTGCTGATTTTCTGTCATCAAATAGGAAGTATACAGACCAGCCAAATTAAACGTTTTGGCGGCTGATAGAAAGGTAACGCTCTGATCGGCTAATTCCGGTGCCAGCGAATAGTAAGGCGTATGAACATTCGGCTCATAGACCAAATCCGAATGAATCTCATCGGCAACAACAAGCACGCCATTTTCTACACACAATCTTCCCAAGCGCTCCAGCTCTTCTCTGGTCCATACTCGCCCGATCGGATTGTGCGGTGTGCAGAGCAGCATGAGCTTCACCCGCGGGTCGCTCAGCTTTTGTGCGAGATCATCCCAATTCATTTCATAACGGCCGTCACGCTCCAATAGGGGGCTGGTAACGACATGACGTCCGCGATTTTCGACTGCATGATAAAAAGGATGGTACACAGGCGTCTGGATCAAGACACCGTCTCCCGAGGCTGTATACGCCTCTACCGCTACGTGAATGCCGGGAACGACTCCAGGTATCCCTGTCATCCAACTCACATCTACCTCTACACCAAATCGCTTGTGTATCCACTCTTTCAAGCTCTGGTAAAGGGCATTTGACTTCAAAGTGTATCCGTATATCGGGTGCCTCGCTCGTTTGATCAGTGCCTCTGTGATTTCAGGAGCGCAAGCAAAATCCATATCCGCCACCCACAGCGGAATCATTCCTTCACCATTCACTTTTGGATTCTGAATCTCCCATTTGACACTATCTGTCCCTCTGCGTTCGATGCGCTGATCAAAATCGTGCACTTTCGTTCCCTCCCTTATTCCCTTCACATACATACACACAGCATAAACCGTCTTTTTCCAATTGTCCAAGCTTCTGGTGTACGAAAAAAAGAGCCGCCCTGATGAGCGACTCTCTTCTTACTAAAGACTAGATTAGCGAGCATATACGCCAGGACCAAATGGGAGATCCAGGAAGTACCACACTGTCAATTGCAAGATCCAAATCACCAGGAAAACGATTGCATACGGAGTCATGGTAGAGAAAATCGTTCCCATTCCTGCATTCTTATTATACTTCTGATAGAAAGCCAGGAAGAGCGGGATGTACGGATTCACAGGTGAGATCGTATTGGTTGCAGAGTCCGCAATCCGATAAGCGACTTGGATAAACGCCGGATTGTAATCTAACAGCATCAGCATTGGCATGAATACAGGTGCCAGGATCGCCCACAGCGCTGAACCACTCGTGATAAACAAGCTACAGATACCCGTGAAAAGTGTAAAGGCAATAATGATCGGCAAGCCCGTCAAGCCCATGTTTGTCATGAATTCTGCGCCATTGACAGCCATCAAAATACCAATGTTGCTCCAGTTAAAGAACGCGATGAACTGCGCTGCTGTAAACGCTAACACAATAAAGCCGGACATATCCTTGATTGCTTCGGACATGTAATGCGGAATGTCCTTCGATGTTTTAATCAGTCCCATTGCTCTACCGTATACAAACGATACGGTCACGAAGAACAACAGGATGATGGGAATGATCCCTTTCAAAAACGGTGATGTCAAGAAGTCACCTGTCTTTGGATCACGCAACAGTGAACCTTCTGGAACGACCAGCAATCCTACAATGACTACGAAAATCAACGCTGCGATACCCGCTTTACGCAGTGCTTTGTTTTCTTGAGGTGTTACTTCTTCGAATTGTACGTTTCGATCGCCGTGATACGTGCCAAGGCGTGGTTCGATAATTTTATCGGTAATCCATCCACCAATGAAAGCGAGGATGACAACAGAAGCTGACATGAAGAACCAGTTATCTACTGGTGTAACCATTGCATTCGGATCAATCGTTTTCGCTACTTCGGTACTGATCCCTGCCAAGAGAGCATCTGTACCGGCAATGAAAAAGTTCGCTGTAAAACCGGAGGATACACCAGCCATACCAGCTGCAAAACCTGCAATCGGGTGACGCCCCATTGCCAAGAACACAAGACCGCCAAGCGGAGGAATAATAACCATGGCTGCATCAGAAGCAAGATTTCCTAATATACCGACAAAGACAATTGCATAACTGACAACCGATGCCGGAATACCTGCCATCATTTTGCGTAGAACAGTCGTCAAAAGACCGATTTTTTCTGCCAGTCCAATTCCAAGCGTCATCGCCAGAACGAGACCAAGTGCTGGAAATTCAATAAAGTTTTTCAGCATACTCGTTAAAATCCAGTGAATACCTTCGACGCTAAGCAAACTCTTAACCGCAACCTCTTCGCCTTTAGCAGGATGCATAACCGAAAAGTCCATGGCTGCGAGGATTGCTGAGACTACCATCAATACACCACACAAAATAATGAACAATACAAATGGATGCGGGAGCTTATTCCCTACCGTTTCAATCCATTTTAGGATACCTTTTTGCTTCATCAGATCTGCTTGCACATTCGTGCCTTTCGCCATAGTTTCGCCCCCAAAGTCGTTTGAATTCCCTGAATGTTTCTGCGGCTTTGCAACCATCCTCGGGATGAATGATGTGGTCTTCCTTCTCTAGCGCTCATCGCCGTTGATGGTTCAGCGGGAGAAAGACGAAGTGAGCTTCCCTTTTTTCGTGAAAGCCTTTCCAAGAATCGAAAGGCTTGTACACAATGCCTTTTATCTGACCCCAACTTTTTAGTAGGAACTCAAATATCATAGGCAAAGTTCATTCTCACATAATAACTTTCTAATATGATTATATAATCTACAAAATGCATGTCAATAATTTTTAGACTATTTTATGAAATTTTCGCTTTTTGGATAATTGCTGTCATTTGCGAGTCTATAGTAATATAGAGATTGACTACGAATGATCACGGAGGAATGACGTATGTCTGATGTTATCGTGTTCAAAGGGGCTATTGCTTTCCCCATTACATTGGATCCAACCGTTTGGGTTTTTGATGAACGCAAATTCGATCTGAAAACATACTCGGGCGAAGATGATAGCTCGCTAGCTACACAAGCAAAGTATTTGGCTGGCACGGGGACGCAGTGGGATAAGGAATTGCGCGAGGGGGCTACGCTTCCTTCCGAACGAAAAAGCTTAGCAGAAGAACGTAAAGTGCTCGAAGGCGAGTACGGAATCCGTCTCGATCCCTTCATTACAAACGCTGAGCCCCTACCAGAGGTGACTCATGTCCGTCTTCACCGCGGGGATCAGGAAGCAATCGTTCTTCCACTTGCTGAGGCAAGAAGAGCCATCCTACAATTCTCCAAAGACGGCAAGCCTATTAAAGAAGATGGTCCTGTGTACTTATATTTGCCGGAAGTGTTGCTGGCAAATGAAGCACCGATCAAAGGAATTACCGCTTTGGAGTTTATTACCAAGTAAGCGTAAGATAACAAAAGCCATCCTCCTTCGAAAAAAGAGGATGGCTTTTGCCATATGTTACGTATGTGTGATAATTTTGCTCTTAGGCGCTGAACTGCGTGATACGGATATTCCGATGCTGTAGTTCTTCGCGAAGCAATTCGATAAAAGCTGCATCTAGTTGAAGGTCGACAGCTCGATGATATACTTCTATCAACATTTGGTCACTTAAGTATTTCACCTTTGCTCACCTCCATCTCTCATATGAGCCCATTGTAACAGATGCATTTGTATCGAACAATCGTTCGGATATCCACAAGCAATGTGGACATCTTGTTGGTAACATGTGGGTAAATTGTGTGTAACTTATAAGTATCCAAGCATTTCCTTTGTGGATGTTTTCTTCCATTTATCCACAGTCAGTCGAAAATTGTCGAACGAATGATGTGACTATTCTGTCATAAAGAACCCTCAAGAAAAAAAGCCACCCTGTACAGGATGGCTTTTTTCGTTGCTATTATGCGTTTGCAGCTTCTGTCACGTGCAGAACTTGCTTGATGCGATCAATTGCCCAATCCAGATCTTCTTTGCTGATGACGAGTGGCGGTGCAAAGCGAATGGTTGTCTCATGTGTTTCTTTGCACAGGAGTCCCAGTTCTTTTAGTTTTTCGCAATATGGACGAGCCGCTGTTGTCAGCTCCAAACCAATGAACAGACCGCGACCGCGAATTTCCTTGATGATTGGGTTGTTGATTTCTTTCAATTTCTCCATGAAGTATGCGCCCATTTCCAGGGAGCGCTGTACAAGACCTTCGTCAGCCAATACATCCATAGCTGCAACAGCAACTGCACATCCGAGTGGATTTCCGCCAAAGGTAGAACCGTGGGAGCCTGGCTCAAACACGCTCAAGATTTCTTTATCTGCTGCTACTGCGGAGATTGGGAACACGCCACCGCCAAGAGCTTTCCCCATGACGTACATGTCTGGTACTACATCTTCCCAATCGCTGGCAAACATTTTACCTGTGCGACCAAAGCCCGTTTGAATCTCATCGCTGACCAAGAGTACATTGTTTGCTTTACATACCTCTTGTGCTTGCTTCAAGTAGCCCTCTTGCGGAATGATGATGCCTGCTTCCCCTTGGATTGGCTCCAGCATGAATGCTGCTGTATTCGGTGTAATCGCTTGCTTAAGCGCTTCGATATCGCCATAAGGAATGATTTTGAAACCAGGCGTGAATGGTCCAAAGCCACGTCTGTACTCTTCTGCAGAAGAGAAGGAAGTTACTGTGACAGTACGACCATGGAAGTTGCCTTCACATACGATGATTTCTGCTTGGTTCTCTGGTACTTTTTTCACGTCATAAGCCCAGCGACGAACCGCTTTGAGTGCTGTCTCTACTGCTTCTGCACCAGTGTTCATTGGCAGGATCATTTCTTTTCCTGTCACGGCAGAGAGTTTTTCGTAAAATTCACCTAGTTGGTCATTGTAAAAAGCTCGGGAAGTGAGCGTTACTTTATCTGCTTGATCTTTCAGAGCTTGGATGATACGTGGATGACGATGCCCTTGGTTCAGCGCAGAATATGCACTCAGCATATCCAGATATTTATTGCCTTCCGGATCGTGTACCCATACGCCTTCTGCTTTGGAAATAACGATCGGTAGCGGATGATAGTTGTGCGCACCAAATTTTTCTGTTTGTTCAATAACCACGTTTGTTTTACTCATGTCGTTAGCCTCCTTCAAGATCACTTGCTAAAATTATCTAGCAAGAACGATGCCAAATAGGAAAACCCCACAAAGTCGATCCAATCCGATCAGACGAGCAAAAAAATTTTGCATCTCGCATTCATATTCCTTTGCAGTGCATAATGTTTTTGCACTCATTCCCTTTATGCTATGATACCCTCATAAGGAAAGGCTGGTGACCACGGTGTCGTCTTCTACGCATAATTCTTCAGCTGACACTCTCTTGCGCATTTATGAACATATTTTGGACAGAATGAATGAAGGTGTACATGTCATCGATTCGGACGGAACGACGATTGTCTACAATTCCAAAATGACCGAGCTGGAATCGATGACCAGACAAAACGTTTTGCACAAACCTTTGGCAGAGGTTTTTCAGTTCCCGTCTGGACAGGAAAGTACCTTGCTCACATGCTTGCGTACCGGAAATAGCATTCGCAATACACGCCAAACGTATTTCAACGACAAGCAAAAAGAAATTTCAACCATTAACCATACGTACCCCATCATTGAAAAAGGCAAGATCATCGGCGCAATGGAAATCGCAAATGATGTTACCAAAATGGAACGATTGATCAGAGAAAACCT
This genomic stretch from Brevibacillus sp. DP1.3A harbors:
- the glsA gene encoding glutaminase A; its protein translation is MDLKQASEQLEQVRNRSLKYTNKGSVASYIPELAKVDPHQLGVAVCLPDGTILSAGDADVPFSMQSISKIFSLIVALCQNGKEHVFRHVGKEPTGDPFNSIIKLETTESHKPLNPMINAGAIAVAGMIRGANVDERLDAVMALMRKMTGNPHLSINQAVYCSEKKTADRNRALAWFLKDSGILETDVEETLDLYFRHCSIEVTAKEVATLGMVLAADGILVNTGERVIPEEVARICKTFMVTCGMYNASGEFAIDVGIPAKSGVAGGIMATVPHRMGIGVFGPSLDDKGNSVGGVKLLELLSKEWKLGIF
- a CDS encoding YlaN family protein, which translates into the protein MTEIKVPDLEQKALALLQADADKIYKLIDVQMENLTMPQCPLYEEVLDTQMFGLSREVEYAVRLGLISEDIGREIMGSLERKLAHLHELFNQK
- a CDS encoding sodium-dependent transporter, with the translated sequence MKQAEQWTSRLGFILAAAGSAIGLGAIWKFPYMVGTSGGGAFFLLFIIFTLGIGLPLLLGEFTIGRSTQKEAISAYKTIAPGSLWHWIGRLGVITCFLLLSFYSVVGGWILSYLLRGFTGQLQGPAYDKVFGDVIGDPVGAVVAQLVFMLITAWVVARGVQSGIESANKYMMPGLFLLFMVLMVRSLTLDGAMEGVSFFLSPDFSKLTAESILYALGQSFFALSVGVSVMVTYSSYLAKNESLVRSAGSIVSLNLLVSLFAGLAIFPAVFSLGVEPTAGPGLLFIVLPSVFEQIAFGSIFLLIFLALFLFATLTSAFSMMEIIVASLAKGDETKRKRLAWVIGLLIFIVGVPSALSFGVWSEVTLFGKSIFDAMDFLVSNILMPLGALLIAIFVPLKMKRETLINELGAHTSLGKRMFIIWLLLIKYVAPIAILAVFLQMLGIW
- the cax gene encoding calcium/proton exchanger, whose translation is MNLKLFFSLVGGSMLLALFAHYFSGNEMLQFVTASLAIIFFAAWLGKSTESVAHYAGDRIGGFLNATFGNAAELIIAFFLVKEGLFDMVKASITGAIIGNMLLVLGLSTLLGGLKYKEQTFNSRLASHNASLMTLAIVALFIPAVFMFDLPMIKVEIISIVIASLLIIAYILWLIFSMITHSDFLSDIEPQESDAVWSKGVSLLMLAVSTFFVAVVSEWLVEGVQHVSESLGWSELFVGAFVIAIIGNAAEHSAALLLALKGRIGAAVEIAIGSSLQIALFVAPTLVIISLLLGNPMDIVFTTFELAAIGVATFITISITRDGATNWFEGVLLLTVYVILGTVFFFA
- a CDS encoding MalY/PatB family protein, which encodes MHDFDQRIERRGTDSVKWEIQNPKVNGEGMIPLWVADMDFACAPEITEALIKRARHPIYGYTLKSNALYQSLKEWIHKRFGVEVDVSWMTGIPGVVPGIHVAVEAYTASGDGVLIQTPVYHPFYHAVENRGRHVVTSPLLERDGRYEMNWDDLAQKLSDPRVKLMLLCTPHNPIGRVWTREELERLGRLCVENGVLVVADEIHSDLVYEPNVHTPYYSLAPELADQSVTFLSAAKTFNLAGLYTSYLMTENQQLLRNFSITASKMGYENLNLFGMEATIAAYQHGEAWLEELLIYLRKNAAYVHEFLSTRIPGVSMAIPEATYLGWMDFRQLGRSQAELNKLIREEAKLGLHDGTTFGPDGAGFMRINFACPRSILVEAMERLEHAVQK
- the sleB gene encoding spore cortex-lytic enzyme, with translation MKQPVKWLLAVVVFALLVTTAVMVSPLRSDAFSKQIVKVGAEGSDVREMQYRLKHLGFYTGKVDGVFGWRSYWALRNFQYEFGLTIDGVLGAQTKVKLYNTTKNYKPTASDLGAPQTATPAPSKPSKPTYHAAGISENDLRLMANAVYGESRGEPYIGQVAVAAVILNRAKNAAFPNTPAGVIFEPRAFTAVADGQIWLAPNEQAKKAVNDALKGWDPSDGAIYYFNPDTATSGWIWSRPQIKKIGRHIFCR
- a CDS encoding thiamine pyrophosphate-binding protein, whose protein sequence is MQVAQYLTEQLIRWGVKRIYGVAGDGIFAWLDQIAKQSDIQYIACKHESAAAMMASAEAKLTGNPAVCTATMGPGFVNLLNGLADAHTDRAPVIAITGQVETYKLGGAYKQFISQEDMIRPISFYSTTITHPDAIQSVLHKAFVTSMQQKGVSHLSICKDVFTQTTSDAVFPALPRIPHAIYPDRMEIELACEQVVKAQKPLILLGIGARKSADSCVKLAEQLGAGVLLSLGAKGAVDESHPLVIGGWGEGGSETALHALAEADLLLILGASWFPRAFLPKKLSVIQVDHQPGSIHAHPYLQSVTAELDDVLPIWMRRLQSRRMDDAWQEQIKRWHEEFGEETEQAVIQQASEQVKPQTLMNTLGGVVNEDAIIVLDTGEHTIWFNRAFRGKKQTPLFSGKWRTMGFGLPAAVAAKLTYPEKQVVCVAGDGGLQMSLAELMTVAELQLPIVILVVNNGTLGLEEVKMSQAGLIPFGVKLHNPDFQQLANACGISGKVVKEVHALEPVLREAFAADQLTLVDIHCTSPTLTERKKQISFQAQA